In one Micromonospora polyrhachis genomic region, the following are encoded:
- a CDS encoding polymorphic toxin-type HINT domain-containing protein — protein sequence MQDSDLNASDRQTSDLLRSLRRTRRSPKPMLAIVLAATLALIVATDGVEGLPEPPDTSSAATAGAARDGSTGAQPAPRQRWDSASGNGQAPQQRVNTTIPASQQSRYPQHKLSQQPTVPANTASQQKPPATQLRGYQPASSQELAQQRDAYQQVYTNTDGTQTTVFSTAPVNYRTASGGWAPIDPRLTADAGSGWRNTADAVQVRLAARADDPTLARFTVADGQAVSYGLAGAAPVPGRADGALVTYRGVLPHVDLELESRPGALKETLVLRSVDAPRVYDFPLRLDGLTAALRDNTVVLTDAAGTVRAVIPPGYVVDAAPVPVTSTAVTYQLLTVAGRPTLRVSVDEKWLRDPARVYPVRLDPTVELPVASGAADSAMYVHGSSSASGSSELRVGTVDGANAASYLRFGGLVDRLRYHTIYGAQLQVVNYDSDSCRPREVTVHPVTAAWSAGTGYSYPGPAVGAALASKSFAYGYVEFGADRSACPIAAEALDLGGAGANLVQRWVNGEQANHGLSLRASTDPLSGKRFTGPGTANPPKLYVTHSPYNASYAIPKPVPNPPVLQNQDGRVAVTVTNRSAEAWTVGNYYLAYRAYHAQTGAAVTQQRAANLTASVPRGAKVTLDATIKALPPGRYFLDFTMVRTGGVVFTDHQVPPARMVLEVTDIPPVVQELYPPNGYAASTLAPQLWARALDIDAPPGSSLSYKFEVCEQTASGGTTGCFDSGFQARTAWTVPAGKLYWSRTYRWRVIVKDGGNEVSSPSSTLLTAVPQPEITSRIAGATTAANDREFDAQTGNVSTTAMDATVTTVGPELNLVRTYNSLDPRRDGAFGAGWSTRYDMRVVADADGTGNMLATYPDGQQVRFGKNPDGTFAAPSGRTASLTWNGTIWTLVDKARMTYQFSSTGRLTKITDAALRSIVLTYRTTDGKLARARVANSQTNTAGRSLTFIWSGAHVVSVAADPVDGTAPTWTYTYSGDLLASVCAPGNACTRYDYAAGSHYRTGVLDAKPESYWRLGEAQGTAVGSEVAVNLGKDAGTHTGVTLGTAGALTGTGNTAATFNGTSSVVELPKGAVKKSRDGAVELWFKASITGSGGPLLGYQTKALGEASTTGVPVLYVGTDGLLRGQFNGPTVAPLTSTAAVNDGRWHHAVLSVMGGVQTLYLDGAKVAERSGTTVEHSLLTFNQLGAAYATTPASWPGWGTTARRYFTGAIDEVAVYSHPLGQAAVTAHHRYATGTNQMTAVTLPSGKIAAQFTYDTNADRVTKHTDRHGGVWTVGAPLVYGGDTDLRRSVQVLDPANRPHLYEYDALTGQLLRSGTPLGLETREEDRPGSPTPSPTTPPTEVCSTPDPDDPAFCTVIPGGSGGPVFVRHPLEGMAIRTFEYDDRGNQTVVTNENGDAVRMTHDQRGNVTSKRTCRAAGVCHTTYTTYPATVTDPFDPRNDLPTEARDGRSAGATDNTYRTTYSYTPFGELATQVNPDGSTVRHTYTTGGEGAYGGGTVPAGLLLTTTDALGKITRYAYYQNGDLYRVTQPSGMVTSYTYDALGRTLTTTEISDSYPAGVVTSHTYDALSRPVGTTEPATTDAVTGQAHQKRSTTTYDVDGNVTRVEVADVHGADATRTTSWEYDQHNRPVKATDAEGNETVKNYDRFGNETSVVDANGNRYDYAYTARNTLAEVRLRAYAGDEGPTTGDYLVLHTYTYDYAGRMVSDTDAMGRRLEYQYYGDDQLHRIVLKNFRNPDGSTRDYVVEENTYDGAGNRTRQAAANGTSVTQQTYTRAGNVATVVVNPGGAALTTSYTYDAMGNVTRMTRTGRASNVPWTMSTTPEQVDYVYDDSGNPVRQTVVAGPVSRVTTSSYDQRGLLTDATDPLGRTIRYGYDELGRRARVIAPPVAAEEDGDAPTTVTPTTVTGYNTFDETVHTADARGNVTSYAYNRLGRQVGRTAPTYWPPAGIGSLQPTTSTRYDPAGNVVETVDARGNPTRYSYDQLGRLVSRDEPTGVADRAVTRYTYTRTGQLLSTTGPTGSRVEATYDDLDRQVTATVLERYPTVRALTMGYRYDDNGNVTSVVSPSGATTNNVYDTLGQLTRVTDPAGVVTSYGYDYAGRQVRVSDALGRTERIDYDLLGLITAESDLAADGTVLRTQTYGYDAAGNLTSAVSPGGVTTSYEYDAHSRLARQVEPATANSSITTGFGYDVAGNPTRYTDGRGNRTISTYNSWGLLESQIEPVTTAHPNAADRTWTLAYNITGQPTKLTAPGGVTRIRSYDAAGRLTSETGAGAGTPERSLGYDLAGRLVRATAPVGTDTYRYDDRGNLLSAAGRSGSANFGYDADGQLTNQTDASGSATYTYTKRRLTAIRDGITGVTQNYTYDASGQPTSIDYGSGRTRTFGYDNLARLTSDVTRNSTGQSVNSISYRYDVDDKLVAKTTTGTAGAGNHTYAYDLAGRLVTWTGPQGTVAYAWDASGNRIRAGAKTASYDERNRLLSDSDYTYTYTARGTLASRTSSGLTEQYAFDAFDRLTTAGSVGYTYDALNRVANRGTTSFGYAGLADDVVTDGTGRYSRGPTGEVVAVGEGNEQLLALTDGHGDVVAGIEPADTTLAALTDSKAYDPFGQVVATEGDTGDLGFQGDWTDPTTGQVDMGARWYEPGTGAFLSRDTVNYSTGDAILANRYTYAAGDPLAHIDPDGYWPSCGWCKSVVNKVKKTASNAWSGVKRVASTTWSGVKKVASSAWNGLKAGASYVWSGVKKVANWVGSGIKKVAAAISNGAKWLYNKARTAVTWVGQKLRAAGAWVADKASRAWKTVTGAVSAGMSWARQKAEQARQVIHEMKRKVTETARRAIEYVAKHNPIKAVAAALKPIVSTIKTVVSAAAHIPAAVVATVRDVVADTVQATKVLYQAAVQVAGTVVEELSKATEAVVDFAQAAAPYVKDALSLAAEAVGITDLVDCVSKGDLEACAWTAATVAGFALGGAGGGTIRAARVASLAAKHGDEVVDVVRGGSRLVTARRADDAADIASCATGNSFTGDTLVRMADGSTKPISKVRVGEKVFSTDPTTGRTGAFAVTGVIVGEGRKELVEVEVDTDGPSGSASATVTATEGHPFWSAEERTWVDAGDLTGGERLQTSAGGTATVLATRERTERTRVYNLTVDTTHTFYVLAGGLDLLVHNTDAGCPVHGPSVLPESTTGKRPPGRCNCDDSKLDDAGTDLRAGTAQRQNDDRMEELRRVLEDRGKRAELPKSVIGQADEFFDVLDTWLPPGF from the coding sequence ATGCAGGACAGCGACCTGAACGCATCGGATCGCCAAACCTCGGATTTGCTGCGCAGCCTGCGGCGTACGCGCCGCTCGCCAAAGCCGATGTTGGCGATCGTGCTGGCCGCGACGTTGGCGCTCATCGTCGCGACGGACGGGGTGGAAGGGCTCCCGGAACCCCCGGATACGAGTTCGGCTGCCACGGCGGGTGCGGCCCGAGACGGGAGCACCGGGGCGCAACCCGCACCTCGGCAGCGGTGGGACAGCGCATCAGGCAACGGTCAGGCTCCGCAGCAACGCGTGAACACGACGATCCCCGCCTCCCAGCAGTCGCGCTATCCGCAGCACAAGCTGTCCCAGCAGCCGACCGTACCGGCCAACACCGCCAGCCAGCAGAAGCCGCCGGCGACGCAACTGCGGGGCTACCAGCCGGCCAGCAGCCAGGAGTTGGCGCAGCAGCGCGACGCCTACCAGCAGGTCTACACCAACACCGACGGCACCCAGACCACCGTCTTCTCCACCGCACCGGTCAACTACCGGACCGCCAGCGGCGGCTGGGCACCGATCGACCCGAGGTTGACCGCCGACGCCGGTTCAGGCTGGCGCAACACGGCCGACGCGGTGCAGGTCCGGCTCGCCGCCCGGGCCGACGACCCGACGCTGGCCCGCTTCACCGTCGCCGACGGGCAGGCCGTGTCGTACGGGCTGGCCGGGGCCGCACCGGTGCCGGGACGAGCCGATGGCGCGCTGGTCACCTACCGTGGCGTGCTGCCCCACGTGGACCTCGAGTTGGAGTCGCGCCCCGGGGCTCTGAAGGAGACGCTGGTACTGCGTTCCGTCGACGCGCCGAGGGTGTACGACTTCCCGCTGCGCCTCGACGGACTCACTGCGGCACTGCGCGACAACACGGTGGTGCTGACCGACGCGGCGGGCACGGTGCGCGCCGTCATCCCGCCGGGCTACGTCGTCGACGCCGCCCCCGTTCCGGTGACCTCGACGGCCGTCACCTACCAACTGCTCACCGTCGCCGGTAGGCCGACGTTGCGGGTCTCCGTGGACGAGAAGTGGCTGCGTGACCCGGCCCGGGTCTACCCGGTGCGCCTGGACCCAACCGTCGAACTGCCGGTCGCCAGCGGCGCGGCCGATTCGGCCATGTACGTGCACGGCTCCAGCTCCGCCTCGGGCAGCAGTGAGCTGCGGGTCGGCACGGTGGACGGGGCCAACGCCGCGTCGTACCTCAGGTTCGGTGGCCTGGTGGACCGGCTGCGCTACCACACCATCTACGGCGCGCAACTACAGGTGGTCAACTACGACTCCGACTCCTGCCGGCCCCGAGAGGTGACCGTGCACCCGGTGACGGCGGCCTGGTCGGCCGGCACCGGCTACTCCTACCCCGGCCCGGCGGTCGGCGCGGCGCTGGCCAGCAAGTCGTTCGCGTACGGCTATGTCGAGTTCGGTGCGGACCGGTCGGCCTGCCCGATCGCAGCCGAGGCGCTCGACCTGGGTGGTGCCGGCGCCAACCTGGTGCAGCGGTGGGTCAACGGAGAGCAGGCCAACCACGGTCTGTCGCTGCGCGCCTCGACCGATCCGCTCAGCGGCAAGCGGTTCACCGGCCCCGGGACGGCCAACCCGCCGAAGCTGTACGTGACGCACAGCCCGTACAACGCCTCGTACGCCATCCCGAAGCCGGTGCCCAACCCGCCGGTGCTGCAGAACCAGGACGGCCGGGTCGCGGTGACGGTGACCAACCGCAGCGCGGAGGCGTGGACGGTGGGCAACTACTACCTGGCCTACCGTGCCTACCACGCGCAGACGGGGGCGGCGGTGACCCAGCAGCGTGCGGCCAACCTGACTGCCTCGGTACCCCGTGGCGCCAAGGTGACCCTCGACGCGACCATCAAGGCCCTGCCGCCGGGACGGTACTTCCTCGACTTCACCATGGTCCGCACCGGCGGCGTGGTCTTCACCGACCACCAGGTACCACCCGCCCGGATGGTGCTGGAGGTCACCGACATCCCGCCGGTCGTGCAGGAGCTCTACCCGCCGAACGGATACGCCGCGTCGACGCTGGCCCCGCAGCTGTGGGCCCGCGCGTTGGACATCGACGCGCCCCCGGGTTCGTCGCTCTCCTACAAGTTCGAGGTGTGTGAGCAGACGGCCTCCGGTGGCACCACCGGGTGCTTCGACTCCGGCTTCCAGGCCAGGACCGCGTGGACCGTGCCGGCCGGCAAGCTGTACTGGAGCAGGACCTATCGGTGGCGGGTGATCGTCAAGGATGGGGGCAACGAGGTCTCGTCACCGTCTTCGACGCTGCTCACCGCCGTACCGCAGCCGGAGATCACCTCGCGGATCGCGGGGGCGACGACGGCCGCGAACGACCGCGAGTTCGACGCCCAGACCGGCAACGTCTCCACCACCGCGATGGATGCCACGGTCACCACCGTCGGCCCCGAGCTGAACCTGGTCCGCACCTACAACAGCCTCGACCCACGGCGGGACGGCGCGTTCGGTGCCGGCTGGTCGACCCGCTACGACATGCGGGTCGTCGCCGACGCGGACGGCACCGGCAACATGCTGGCCACCTACCCGGACGGGCAGCAGGTGCGCTTCGGAAAGAACCCCGACGGGACCTTCGCCGCCCCGTCCGGCCGTACCGCGTCGCTGACCTGGAACGGCACCATCTGGACGTTGGTCGACAAGGCACGGATGACGTACCAGTTCTCCTCGACCGGCCGGCTGACGAAGATCACGGATGCCGCCCTGCGGTCGATCGTGCTCACCTACCGCACCACCGACGGGAAACTGGCCCGAGCCCGGGTCGCCAACAGCCAGACCAACACCGCCGGCCGGTCGCTGACCTTCATCTGGTCCGGTGCGCACGTGGTCAGCGTCGCCGCGGACCCGGTCGACGGCACAGCGCCGACCTGGACCTACACCTACAGCGGTGACCTGCTCGCCTCGGTCTGCGCCCCCGGCAACGCCTGCACCCGCTACGACTACGCGGCCGGATCGCACTACCGTACCGGCGTGCTCGACGCCAAGCCGGAGTCGTACTGGCGGCTGGGCGAGGCCCAGGGCACGGCGGTCGGTAGCGAGGTCGCCGTCAACCTGGGTAAGGACGCCGGCACCCACACGGGCGTGACCCTCGGTACGGCCGGTGCGCTGACCGGCACCGGCAACACCGCCGCCACCTTCAACGGCACCTCGTCGGTGGTCGAGCTGCCCAAGGGCGCGGTGAAGAAGTCGCGCGACGGCGCGGTCGAACTCTGGTTCAAGGCCAGCATCACCGGCAGCGGCGGCCCGCTGCTGGGCTATCAGACCAAGGCGCTCGGCGAAGCCTCCACCACCGGGGTCCCCGTGCTGTACGTAGGCACCGACGGCCTGCTTCGCGGTCAGTTCAACGGCCCCACGGTCGCGCCGCTGACCTCGACCGCCGCCGTCAACGACGGGCGCTGGCACCATGCGGTGCTGTCGGTGATGGGCGGGGTGCAGACGCTCTACCTCGACGGGGCCAAGGTGGCCGAGCGGAGCGGCACGACGGTCGAGCACTCGCTGCTGACCTTCAACCAGCTCGGCGCGGCGTACGCGACCACCCCGGCATCCTGGCCGGGCTGGGGTACGACGGCACGCCGGTACTTCACCGGTGCGATCGACGAGGTGGCGGTCTACTCCCACCCGCTGGGCCAGGCGGCGGTCACCGCGCACCATCGGTACGCCACCGGCACCAACCAGATGACGGCGGTAACCCTGCCCAGCGGCAAGATCGCAGCTCAGTTCACGTACGACACCAACGCCGACCGGGTCACCAAGCACACCGACCGGCACGGCGGCGTCTGGACCGTCGGGGCCCCGCTGGTCTACGGCGGTGACACCGACCTGCGTCGCAGTGTGCAGGTGCTGGACCCGGCGAACCGACCACACCTGTACGAGTACGACGCGCTCACCGGTCAACTGCTGCGCTCGGGCACCCCGCTCGGCCTGGAGACCCGGGAGGAGGACCGGCCCGGCTCACCCACCCCCTCCCCCACGACACCGCCAACCGAGGTGTGCTCCACCCCCGACCCGGACGACCCGGCGTTCTGCACCGTCATTCCCGGTGGATCGGGCGGGCCGGTGTTCGTGCGGCACCCGCTGGAGGGGATGGCGATCCGCACGTTCGAGTACGACGACCGGGGCAACCAGACCGTGGTCACGAACGAGAACGGCGACGCCGTGCGGATGACCCACGACCAGCGCGGCAATGTCACCTCGAAGCGGACCTGCCGGGCCGCCGGCGTCTGCCACACCACCTACACGACCTATCCGGCCACCGTGACCGACCCGTTCGACCCACGCAACGACCTGCCGACCGAGGCGCGGGACGGACGCTCGGCCGGCGCCACCGACAACACCTACCGGACCACCTACAGCTACACCCCGTTCGGTGAGCTGGCCACCCAGGTCAACCCGGACGGCAGCACCGTCCGGCACACCTACACCACCGGTGGTGAGGGCGCGTACGGCGGCGGCACCGTGCCCGCCGGCCTGCTGCTGACCACCACCGACGCACTCGGCAAGATCACCCGCTACGCCTACTACCAGAACGGGGACCTGTACCGGGTCACCCAGCCGTCGGGAATGGTCACCAGCTACACCTACGACGCGCTCGGCCGCACGCTCACCACCACGGAGATCTCCGACTCCTACCCGGCCGGTGTGGTCACCAGCCACACCTACGACGCGTTGTCCCGCCCGGTCGGCACCACCGAGCCGGCCACCACGGACGCGGTGACCGGCCAGGCACACCAGAAGCGCTCCACGACGACGTACGACGTGGACGGCAACGTGACCCGCGTCGAGGTCGCCGACGTGCACGGTGCCGACGCCACCCGTACCACCTCCTGGGAGTACGACCAGCACAACCGCCCGGTCAAGGCCACGGACGCGGAGGGCAACGAGACCGTCAAGAACTACGACCGGTTCGGCAACGAGACCAGCGTCGTGGATGCCAACGGCAACCGGTACGACTACGCCTACACCGCGCGCAACACGTTGGCCGAGGTCCGGCTGCGGGCGTACGCCGGGGACGAGGGGCCCACCACCGGCGACTACCTCGTGTTGCACACCTACACCTACGACTACGCCGGCCGGATGGTCAGCGACACCGACGCCATGGGCCGCCGGCTGGAGTACCAGTACTACGGCGACGACCAACTGCACCGCATCGTGCTGAAGAACTTCCGCAATCCCGACGGCAGCACCCGCGACTACGTGGTGGAGGAGAACACGTACGACGGTGCCGGCAACCGGACCCGGCAGGCAGCCGCCAACGGCACCTCCGTCACCCAACAGACGTACACCCGGGCCGGCAACGTCGCCACCGTCGTGGTCAACCCCGGTGGTGCCGCACTGACCACGTCGTACACGTACGACGCGATGGGCAACGTGACCCGGATGACCCGCACCGGCCGGGCATCCAACGTGCCGTGGACCATGTCGACCACCCCGGAACAGGTCGACTACGTGTACGACGACAGCGGCAACCCGGTCCGCCAGACAGTCGTCGCCGGCCCGGTCAGCCGGGTCACCACCAGCAGCTACGACCAGCGTGGGCTGCTGACCGACGCCACCGACCCACTCGGTCGGACGATCCGGTACGGCTACGACGAGCTGGGGCGCCGGGCTCGGGTGATCGCTCCACCGGTGGCCGCCGAGGAGGACGGTGATGCGCCGACCACGGTCACGCCGACCACCGTCACCGGCTACAACACCTTCGACGAGACGGTGCACACAGCCGATGCCCGGGGCAACGTCACCAGCTACGCCTACAACCGGCTGGGTCGCCAGGTCGGCCGGACAGCTCCGACGTACTGGCCGCCGGCCGGGATCGGCTCGTTGCAGCCCACCACCTCAACCCGCTACGACCCGGCGGGCAACGTGGTCGAGACCGTCGACGCGCGGGGCAACCCCACCCGCTACTCCTACGACCAGTTGGGCCGGCTGGTCAGCCGGGACGAACCGACCGGCGTCGCGGACCGGGCGGTGACCCGGTACACCTACACCCGCACCGGCCAACTGTTGTCGACGACCGGCCCCACCGGAAGCCGGGTCGAGGCCACCTACGACGACCTCGATCGGCAGGTGACCGCCACGGTGCTGGAGCGGTACCCGACCGTCCGCGCGCTCACCATGGGATACCGCTACGACGACAATGGCAACGTCACCTCGGTCGTGTCGCCCAGCGGTGCCACCACCAACAACGTGTACGACACGCTGGGCCAGCTCACCCGGGTGACCGACCCCGCCGGGGTGGTCACCAGCTATGGCTACGACTACGCCGGTCGCCAGGTGCGGGTCAGCGACGCACTGGGCCGCACCGAGCGGATCGACTACGACCTGCTCGGGCTGATCACCGCCGAGTCGGACCTGGCCGCAGACGGCACGGTCCTGCGTACCCAGACCTATGGCTACGACGCGGCCGGCAACCTGACCTCGGCGGTCAGCCCCGGCGGCGTGACCACCAGCTACGAGTACGACGCCCACAGCCGGCTGGCCCGGCAGGTGGAGCCGGCCACCGCCAACTCCTCGATCACCACTGGTTTCGGCTACGACGTGGCCGGCAACCCCACCCGGTACACCGACGGCCGGGGCAACCGCACCATCTCCACGTACAACAGTTGGGGTCTGCTGGAGTCGCAGATCGAGCCGGTCACCACCGCCCACCCCAACGCGGCCGACCGCACCTGGACGCTGGCGTACAACATCACCGGCCAGCCCACCAAGCTCACCGCCCCCGGCGGGGTGACCCGGATCCGCAGCTACGACGCGGCGGGCCGGCTGACCAGCGAGACCGGCGCCGGCGCGGGCACCCCGGAACGCTCACTCGGCTACGACCTGGCCGGCCGGCTGGTCCGGGCCACCGCACCGGTCGGCACCGACACGTACCGCTACGACGACCGGGGCAACCTGCTCAGCGCCGCCGGCCGGTCCGGCTCCGCCAATTTCGGCTACGACGCCGACGGCCAGCTGACCAACCAGACCGACGCGTCCGGCAGCGCCACCTACACGTACACCAAGCGGCGGCTGACCGCGATCCGCGACGGCATCACCGGCGTCACCCAGAACTACACCTACGACGCCTCCGGGCAGCCGACCAGCATCGACTACGGCTCCGGCCGCACCCGCACCTTCGGCTACGACAACCTGGCACGCCTCACCAGCGACGTCACCCGCAACTCGACCGGACAGTCGGTCAACTCGATCAGTTACCGCTACGACGTCGACGACAAGCTGGTCGCCAAGACCACGACCGGAACCGCCGGGGCGGGTAACCACACCTACGCCTACGACCTGGCCGGGCGCCTGGTCACGTGGACCGGGCCGCAGGGCACGGTGGCGTACGCCTGGGACGCCTCCGGCAACCGGATCCGGGCCGGCGCGAAGACGGCCAGCTACGACGAGCGCAACCGACTGCTGTCCGACTCGGACTACACCTACACCTACACGGCACGGGGCACGCTCGCCTCGCGGACCAGCTCCGGCCTGACCGAGCAGTACGCCTTCGACGCGTTCGACCGGCTGACCACCGCCGGTTCGGTGGGCTACACGTACGACGCGTTGAACCGGGTGGCGAACCGGGGCACGACCTCGTTCGGCTACGCGGGCCTGGCCGACGACGTGGTCACCGACGGCACCGGCCGCTACTCGCGGGGGCCGACCGGTGAGGTCGTCGCCGTCGGCGAGGGCAACGAGCAGCTACTGGCCCTCACCGACGGGCACGGCGACGTGGTGGCCGGCATCGAACCCGCGGACACGACACTGGCCGCACTCACCGACTCGAAGGCGTACGACCCCTTCGGTCAGGTCGTGGCCACCGAAGGCGATACGGGCGACCTGGGCTTCCAGGGCGACTGGACCGACCCGACCACCGGCCAGGTCGACATGGGCGCACGCTGGTACGAGCCCGGCACCGGCGCGTTCCTCTCCCGCGACACGGTCAACTACAGCACCGGCGACGCGATCCTGGCCAACCGGTACACCTACGCGGCGGGCGATCCGCTGGCGCACATCGACCCGGACGGGTACTGGCCGTCGTGCGGTTGGTGCAAGTCCGTGGTCAACAAGGTCAAGAAGACGGCCTCCAACGCCTGGTCCGGGGTGAAGCGGGTCGCCTCCACCACCTGGTCCGGGGTGAAGAAGGTGGCCAGCTCTGCCTGGAACGGTCTGAAGGCGGGGGCGAGCTACGTCTGGTCCGGTGTGAAGAAGGTGGCCAACTGGGTCGGTTCGGGGATCAAGAAGGTAGCCGCAGCGATCTCCAACGGTGCCAAGTGGCTCTACAACAAGGCCCGTACGGCGGTCACCTGGGTCGGCCAGAAACTCAGGGCCGCCGGGGCCTGGGTGGCCGACAAGGCGTCCCGAGCCTGGAAGACGGTGACCGGTGCCGTCTCGGCGGGAATGAGCTGGGCGAGGCAGAAGGCCGAGCAGGCGCGGCAGGTGATCCACGAGATGAAGCGGAAGGTCACCGAAACCGCGCGTCGGGCCATCGAGTACGTGGCCAAACACAATCCGATCAAGGCGGTGGCCGCCGCGCTCAAGCCGATCGTGTCGACCATCAAGACGGTGGTGTCGGCTGCCGCACACATCCCGGCCGCGGTGGTCGCCACCGTCCGGGACGTGGTCGCCGACACGGTCCAGGCGACCAAGGTCCTCTATCAGGCGGCCGTCCAGGTGGCGGGCACGGTCGTCGAGGAGTTGTCGAAGGCGACCGAGGCGGTGGTGGACTTCGCCCAGGCGGCGGCACCGTACGTGAAGGACGCGCTGAGCCTCGCCGCCGAGGCGGTCGGCATCACCGACCTGGTCGACTGTGTGAGCAAGGGTGACCTGGAGGCCTGCGCCTGGACTGCGGCTACCGTCGCCGGCTTCGCCCTCGGAGGTGCCGGTGGTGGCACGATCCGCGCGGCACGGGTGGCGAGCCTCGCCGCCAAGCACGGTGACGAGGTGGTCGACGTGGTTCGGGGCGGATCGCGGCTGGTCACGGCGCGGCGCGCGGACGACGCCGCCGACATCGCCTCCTGCGCCACGGGCAACAGCTTCACCGGCGACACGCTGGTGCGGATGGCCGACGGTTCGACCAAACCGATCAGCAAGGTCAGGGTGGGCGAGAAGGTGTTCTCCACCGACCCCACCACCGGCCGTACCGGAGCCTTCGCGGTCACCGGAGTCATCGTCGGCGAGGGTCGGAAGGAACTGGTCGAGGTCGAGGTGGACACCGACGGCCCCAGCGGTTCGGCCAGCGCCACGGTCACCGCCACCGAGGGCCACCCGTTCTGGTCAGCCGAGGAGAGGACCTGGGTCGACGCCGGCGACCTGACCGGCGGCGAGCGGTTGCAGACCTCCGCCGGGGGGACCGCGACCGTGCTGGCCACCCGCGAACGGACCGAGCGGACGCGGGTCTACAACCTCACCGTCGACACGACGCACACGTTCTACGTGCTCGCCGGTGGGCTGGACCTGCTGGTGCACAACACCGACGCCGGCTGCCCGGTACACGGTCCGTCCGTCCTGCCGGAGTCGACCACCGGCAAGCGGCCCCCGGGCAGGTGCAACTGCGACGACTCGAAGCTGGACGACGCCGGCACCGACCTGCGCGCCGGCACCGCGCAACGGCAGAACGACGACCGGATGGAGGAACTGCGCAGGGTGCTGGAGGACCGGGGGAAGCGGGCGGAGCTACCCAAGAGCGTCATCGGGCAGGCGGACGAGTTCTTCGACGTTCTCGACACCTGGCTTCCACCCGGTTTCTGA